One genomic window of Sphingobacterium oryzagri includes the following:
- a CDS encoding DNA-binding protein, whose amino-acid sequence MEIINKQALSQCIRDALRAELQQHFKTGGSQSPQEERLVSKQELSAELGVSLITLSDWMKKGLPFLRLNRRVHFKKSKVLKIMQQDITD is encoded by the coding sequence ATGGAGATTATCAACAAGCAAGCCCTTAGCCAGTGCATCCGGGATGCATTGCGGGCAGAACTACAACAACATTTTAAAACTGGTGGCAGCCAGTCGCCGCAAGAAGAACGGCTAGTGTCCAAACAAGAACTATCCGCCGAACTTGGCGTATCGTTGATTACCCTGTCCGACTGGATGAAAAAGGGTTTACCCTTTTTACGCCTGAACAGGCGTGTACACTTCAAAAAAAGCAAAGTGCTTAAAATCATGCAACAAGACATTACAGATTAA
- a CDS encoding alpha/beta fold hydrolase, which translates to MKKLKIAVTIMLTGLVGRTELMAQSTTVKTNPASEAGIVYHRKVNVNGLGVFYRESGPADAPTILLLHGYPTSSHMFRNLIPMLNKKYHIIAPDLPGFGYTDLADRATYAYTFENLAKTMQGFIDELGLKRFAIYVFDYGAPTGFRLALANPEKITGIISQNGNAYAEGLSTGWNPIQQYWEHNTQENRDALRDFYSKEGTKFQYFTGVNDSSLIAPEAYMLDQYLLDRPESGEIQLDLLKDYKTNVDLYPSFQAYFRTNKPKLLAVWGNKDPFFLPVGAEAYKKDIPDAIVKFYNTGHFALETHVQEIGNEMLKFLSSLPK; encoded by the coding sequence ATGAAAAAATTAAAAATAGCTGTCACCATTATGCTGACTGGCTTAGTAGGGAGAACAGAACTTATGGCACAATCAACTACAGTTAAAACAAATCCTGCTTCAGAAGCTGGGATTGTTTATCACCGCAAGGTCAATGTAAACGGACTTGGCGTTTTTTATAGAGAGTCGGGACCTGCAGATGCCCCCACCATATTGTTATTGCACGGTTACCCAACATCATCACATATGTTCCGCAATCTGATACCGATGCTAAACAAAAAATACCATATCATAGCGCCTGATCTTCCTGGATTTGGATACACTGATTTAGCAGATCGTGCAACGTATGCCTATACTTTCGAGAATTTAGCCAAAACGATGCAGGGTTTTATAGATGAATTAGGATTAAAAAGGTTTGCAATTTATGTATTTGATTATGGTGCACCAACCGGCTTCCGTTTGGCCCTTGCAAACCCAGAGAAAATTACGGGGATTATTTCGCAAAATGGCAATGCCTACGCAGAAGGATTGAGTACAGGCTGGAATCCAATTCAGCAATATTGGGAACATAACACGCAGGAAAATAGAGATGCACTAAGGGATTTTTACTCCAAGGAGGGAACGAAATTCCAGTATTTTACTGGCGTTAACGATTCATCGCTTATAGCCCCCGAAGCTTACATGTTGGATCAGTATCTGTTAGATAGGCCCGAATCTGGAGAAATTCAGCTAGACCTGTTAAAAGACTATAAAACAAATGTTGATCTGTACCCATCGTTTCAAGCGTATTTCAGAACCAATAAACCCAAGTTGCTCGCTGTGTGGGGAAACAAAGATCCTTTTTTTCTTCCCGTCGGTGCTGAGGCTTATAAAAAAGATATTCCTGACGCCATTGTAAAATTTTACAATACGGGCCACTTTGCATTAGAAACCCATGTACAGGAGATCGGAAATGAAATGCTAAAGTTTCTCTCCAGCCTGCCAAAATAA
- a CDS encoding DUF3800 domain-containing protein: protein MENSVSIYCDESSHLESVALSAIMGLGALSCLTDKKDEAFATIRAIKAKHGLSKDFEIKWSKVSMGKIDFYKELINYYFDQDFLGFRCIIIDKTKLEHKLHDSSHDDFYYKMIFLLIRELLDPENNYRIYLDKKDTAGRKKVDKLHEFLCNKNYDYKKEIVKSIQEVVSNQIELIQLCDLLLGAVCYQNRGLNTNAGKMTLLELIIARSGYTLVKNTFPSEHKMNILVWKSKKESENV, encoded by the coding sequence ATGGAGAATAGCGTAAGTATATATTGTGATGAGAGTTCCCATCTTGAGAGCGTAGCCCTCTCGGCGATCATGGGACTTGGGGCTCTGAGCTGTTTGACAGATAAAAAAGACGAGGCATTTGCAACAATCAGGGCAATTAAGGCTAAACATGGCCTCTCAAAAGATTTTGAGATAAAGTGGTCCAAAGTATCAATGGGCAAGATTGATTTTTATAAAGAACTAATCAATTATTATTTTGACCAGGATTTTCTGGGGTTCAGGTGCATCATCATAGATAAGACAAAACTTGAACATAAGCTCCACGACTCTTCTCACGACGATTTCTATTACAAAATGATTTTTCTTTTGATAAGGGAATTGCTTGATCCGGAAAACAATTATAGGATATACCTTGATAAAAAAGATACGGCAGGCAGAAAAAAAGTTGACAAGTTGCACGAATTCCTATGCAATAAAAACTATGATTACAAAAAGGAAATTGTAAAGAGCATACAAGAAGTTGTTTCCAATCAGATTGAACTGATCCAGCTATGCGACCTGCTTTTGGGGGCCGTATGTTACCAGAACAGGGGCTTGAACACCAATGCAGGCAAAATGACATTATTAGAACTCATCATAGCACGCAGTGGCTATACTTTGGTCAAAAATACTTTTCCCTCCGAGCACAAAATGAACATATTAGTCTGGAAATCAAAAAAGGAATCGGAAAATGTGTAG
- a CDS encoding PepSY-associated TM helix domain-containing protein: MVTGIFLLLLGLSGSVLVFKEELDHAFNKELLTVKPGGGERSLDEMYRMICERHPNLAGIAWLNPDAPADRAYEFRLYQNDGKLRTYDLGMMSINPYNGKVLREGNLTELSTGALHWLLQFHWCFQLGIPGLLLATIFGLTMILSVITGLVIYRKYVWKVLLFRVKFKWRSRWMISSALHRSIGVWAMVFNIVLFFTGFWMNMFSMRPAYWVSQTVSAPKSVLAASSIDDMLFTAKQAFPELLVRNIYLPTQPGKNFRISGVLNDQSALFSNGNSVSVDPQNGEVADVQRLTAQPLFDRIAATFFPLHTGSFGNTPVKICYVVLGLLPGMLSVTGAVLWSRKRRRG, translated from the coding sequence ATGGTTACCGGCATTTTTTTACTACTGCTGGGTCTTAGCGGCTCGGTGCTGGTATTCAAAGAGGAGCTCGACCACGCCTTTAATAAAGAGCTACTGACCGTAAAACCCGGTGGGGGAGAGCGCTCGCTTGATGAAATGTACCGCATGATCTGTGAGCGCCATCCGAATCTCGCCGGTATTGCTTGGCTCAACCCTGACGCACCTGCCGACCGCGCTTATGAGTTTCGTTTATATCAGAATGATGGCAAGTTGAGAACCTATGATCTCGGTATGATGAGCATCAACCCATACAATGGTAAAGTCCTTCGCGAAGGTAACCTGACCGAATTAAGCACCGGTGCGTTGCACTGGCTGCTACAGTTTCACTGGTGTTTTCAGCTCGGCATACCAGGCTTATTGTTAGCAACGATCTTCGGTCTAACGATGATCCTGTCCGTGATTACCGGTCTGGTCATTTACCGAAAGTATGTTTGGAAAGTGCTACTGTTCCGGGTAAAGTTCAAATGGCGTAGCCGCTGGATGATCTCATCGGCGCTGCACCGTAGCATTGGGGTCTGGGCAATGGTGTTTAATATCGTGCTGTTCTTTACCGGCTTTTGGATGAATATGTTTTCTATGCGACCCGCATACTGGGTCAGCCAGACGGTCAGTGCCCCCAAGAGTGTATTAGCCGCGTCGTCGATAGATGATATGCTGTTCACCGCAAAGCAGGCATTTCCTGAGCTGCTCGTCAGAAACATCTACTTGCCAACACAGCCCGGTAAAAACTTCCGTATCAGTGGTGTGCTTAACGATCAATCCGCCCTATTTTCCAATGGCAATTCCGTATCGGTCGATCCACAGAATGGGGAGGTCGCCGATGTGCAACGGTTGACAGCACAGCCGTTGTTTGATCGGATAGCAGCCACTTTCTTTCCCTTACATACCGGAAGCTTCGGTAATACGCCCGTTAAGATATGCTATGTGGTATTGGGCTTGTTGCCGGGTATGCTTTCTGTCACTGGGGCTGTTTTATGGTCGCGAAAGCGGCGAAGAGGGTGA
- a CDS encoding TonB-dependent receptor has translation MKLKTLLTTDSKMNYYHILILFILISFPGVVAAQSNTGLLEGRIVTVNNEPVIDASVKLANSHFGTKTDANGMFRINGVSAGTYLLIVSNVGYTAHKQNVIVTTQGTYLDLQLSESRSALREITIAAKHRGYHPGKSNTATRMEMPLLETPQSVQAISAEVLKDRQAFTLNEIAGTFTGMKANNGNGSFTMRGFTAYSPNDASFLLYNGIRGNLFLWSQQPLLYNVESVELLRGPSGALFSEGAPGGVVNFVTKKPLAISHMSVDLSLGSWNFRRASADLTGPLTKSKKLLYRAIIGYDRSESFRDYQDKENIFVAPSLTYLFTERTSLNLEVNYARSKAVHQYDNGSYIKTNADGSFDFNYYPNNLTIQSPSDYGKTNNTSATLTFNHAFNDNLKLAVVQRVVRNTLDYRNHIPSGRIANDSISRALQDWETDRFSLQTTAYASYSTSTGFLGHEIIVGADYNRYGWTKNDYQYKTSSRISIFNPDYRHDAASFDAPALESDDNKRITNLVGAYVQDLLSFNEQLKVLLSLRYDNYDGKETPLSARDNKQGDALQASGWIPRASLVYLPLQHVSVYATFLRSFNPQTSNNVLSGGPFPTRQATQYELGSKAELFNNRLSAMLSVYQIKYANILTAAPTEDNSHRQAAIDGTRSRGVELSLMGSIDNFNIIAGYAYNEHVLISTSTYGKKGDRFANAPHNMANLWLKYTVPNSALKGLGIAGGVRYVSDQVGLLSNQNFVFPEYTVFDAAINYQRGRYNVQFNAYNLADKHYFTGSRSSTTTGGLGDPFNFRVGISYQIK, from the coding sequence GTGAAATTAAAAACATTATTGACCACTGATTCAAAAATGAACTATTATCATATCCTTATTCTATTTATATTAATTAGCTTTCCTGGCGTGGTTGCCGCGCAAAGCAACACCGGTTTATTGGAAGGCCGAATCGTCACGGTCAACAACGAACCCGTGATCGATGCCTCTGTCAAGTTAGCTAACAGCCATTTCGGCACGAAGACCGATGCAAACGGCATGTTCCGCATCAACGGCGTATCAGCAGGTACTTACCTACTGATCGTATCAAACGTTGGCTATACGGCACATAAGCAGAACGTGATTGTCACAACCCAGGGTACTTATCTTGACCTGCAGCTTTCCGAAAGCCGCTCAGCGCTCCGGGAGATTACTATCGCTGCAAAACATCGCGGTTACCATCCTGGAAAGTCGAATACTGCTACCCGGATGGAAATGCCTTTGCTGGAAACGCCACAATCGGTACAGGCTATATCTGCCGAGGTCTTGAAAGACAGGCAGGCATTTACCTTGAATGAAATTGCCGGCACATTTACAGGAATGAAAGCGAACAATGGCAATGGCTCATTTACTATGCGGGGTTTTACGGCCTACTCCCCGAACGATGCGAGTTTTTTATTGTATAATGGTATTAGGGGGAATCTATTTTTATGGAGCCAGCAGCCATTGCTGTACAATGTAGAATCTGTGGAGTTGCTTCGCGGCCCTTCTGGTGCACTTTTCAGTGAGGGTGCGCCGGGAGGTGTAGTTAACTTCGTAACCAAAAAACCGCTGGCAATAAGCCATATGAGCGTTGACCTATCATTGGGTAGTTGGAATTTCAGGCGCGCTTCGGCAGATCTGACCGGCCCGCTGACCAAAAGCAAGAAGCTGCTCTACCGTGCGATCATTGGTTATGACCGTTCGGAAAGTTTCCGTGATTATCAGGATAAAGAGAACATCTTTGTAGCTCCTTCACTTACTTATTTGTTCACTGAACGTACTTCGCTAAACCTGGAAGTGAATTATGCCCGTTCAAAAGCGGTTCATCAGTATGATAATGGTTCCTATATTAAGACCAATGCTGACGGAAGCTTTGATTTTAATTATTACCCGAATAACTTGACCATCCAAAGCCCGAGCGATTACGGCAAGACTAATAACACATCGGCTACGCTCACGTTTAACCATGCGTTTAACGACAATTTGAAATTGGCAGTCGTGCAGCGTGTCGTCCGAAATACACTGGATTACCGCAACCATATTCCGTCAGGAAGGATCGCCAATGATTCCATCAGCCGGGCCTTACAAGACTGGGAAACCGATCGTTTTAGCCTGCAAACCACGGCTTATGCGAGCTACAGCACGAGCACCGGCTTTTTAGGGCACGAGATTATCGTGGGCGCTGACTATAACCGTTACGGATGGACTAAGAATGACTACCAGTATAAAACATCGAGCCGCATCTCGATCTTTAATCCTGATTATCGTCATGATGCCGCAAGTTTTGATGCACCTGCATTAGAATCGGACGACAATAAGCGCATTACCAACCTGGTCGGGGCTTATGTACAGGATCTGCTGAGCTTCAACGAACAATTAAAAGTGTTACTGTCGTTACGTTATGACAATTATGATGGTAAGGAGACGCCACTTTCTGCACGAGACAACAAGCAGGGTGATGCCTTGCAAGCCTCGGGCTGGATACCACGGGCAAGTTTGGTATATCTTCCGTTGCAACATGTATCGGTGTATGCCACCTTTCTCCGGTCGTTCAATCCGCAAACCTCCAACAATGTCTTATCTGGCGGGCCTTTCCCGACCCGGCAGGCCACGCAATATGAACTGGGTTCTAAGGCCGAGCTTTTCAATAATCGGTTGTCAGCCATGCTGTCGGTTTACCAGATCAAGTACGCTAATATCTTAACGGCTGCGCCTACGGAAGATAACTCGCATAGGCAGGCCGCCATCGATGGTACACGCAGCCGTGGTGTGGAGCTTTCTCTGATGGGCAGCATCGATAACTTCAACATCATAGCGGGTTATGCTTATAATGAACACGTATTGATCAGCACCAGCACGTATGGTAAAAAAGGTGACCGTTTTGCCAACGCACCTCATAACATGGCCAATCTTTGGCTAAAATATACTGTACCGAATAGCGCGTTGAAAGGCTTGGGGATTGCTGGTGGTGTGCGCTATGTAAGTGACCAAGTGGGCTTGCTGAGCAATCAAAACTTTGTATTTCCTGAATACACGGTATTTGATGCGGCTATTAACTACCAACGCGGCAGATACAATGTACAGTTTAACGCCTATAACCTTGCTGACAAGCATTATTTTACAGGAAGCCGTTCAAGTACGACAACGGGTGGCTTGGGCGATCCTTTCAATTTTAGGGTGGGTATCAGCTATCAGATCAAATGA
- a CDS encoding helix-turn-helix domain-containing protein, translated as MDDILRIDTVSEHDAFYHKENLHPLVSIMDFDGRVPEVYASKMNFGFYAMYLKDVKCGDMKYGKHTYDYQDRTLVFVAPGQIIHVDINEDYQPKGYALLFHPDLIRGTALGANIDTYTFFSYQSNEALHLSPKERKIVLDCFDKISYELEQGVDKHSKTLITDNIELILNYCVRFYDRQFITRKEVNNDSLIRFERQLNDYYQSDKPQTIGLPSVSYFADQLNLSTNYFGDLIKKETGKTALEYIQLKIMALAKQKILDNKKTINEIAYELGFKYPAHFTRAFKKNTGVTPLAYRAAN; from the coding sequence ATGGACGATATTTTAAGAATTGATACGGTAAGTGAACACGATGCTTTTTATCACAAAGAAAACTTGCATCCGCTGGTTAGTATAATGGATTTCGACGGTAGGGTACCTGAGGTCTACGCATCGAAGATGAATTTTGGCTTTTATGCAATGTATTTGAAGGACGTGAAGTGTGGCGATATGAAATACGGAAAGCATACATACGATTATCAGGACCGGACGCTGGTCTTCGTTGCTCCAGGGCAAATTATTCATGTGGATATCAATGAAGATTATCAACCTAAGGGCTATGCGCTGCTGTTTCATCCGGATTTGATACGTGGCACGGCCTTGGGAGCCAATATTGATACGTATACGTTCTTTTCTTATCAATCGAATGAGGCTTTACACCTGTCGCCAAAAGAGCGAAAGATTGTTCTCGATTGTTTTGATAAGATCAGCTATGAGCTTGAGCAAGGGGTGGATAAACACAGCAAAACGCTTATAACGGATAATATTGAATTGATTTTAAACTATTGTGTACGGTTTTATGATCGCCAGTTTATAACCCGAAAGGAGGTGAATAACGATAGTTTAATCCGGTTTGAGCGGCAGTTGAACGACTATTACCAATCCGACAAACCGCAGACCATTGGCTTACCTTCGGTTTCGTATTTCGCAGATCAGTTAAACCTGTCGACGAACTACTTTGGTGATTTAATAAAAAAGGAGACCGGTAAGACGGCTTTGGAATACATCCAATTGAAGATCATGGCCTTGGCTAAGCAGAAAATATTGGATAATAAAAAGACGATCAATGAAATAGCATATGAACTGGGTTTTAAATATCCGGCACATTTTACGCGGGCTTTCAAAAAAAATACGGGCGTAACGCCTCTTGCTTATCGGGCGGCGAATTAG
- a CDS encoding Swt1 family HEPN domain-containing protein, which translates to MNNKQDQLSKIKLFALANSLAENELDKIEAELDLNLGRIEKKEVQAKSYYLQFSSDYRKEARMMAQHYEVFYCLEKSIRSLVVELMFEKYGENWWDKIKEEIRKGVDLNIKREEESGFTIRSEEKIDYTTFGELSQIVTANWDAFETLFKRGQRSFQKIMTNLNQLRGPIAHCCPLAEDEIVRLELTVKDWFRIME; encoded by the coding sequence ATGAATAATAAACAAGACCAATTATCAAAAATAAAACTTTTTGCTCTTGCAAACTCTTTAGCTGAAAATGAACTTGATAAAATCGAGGCTGAACTTGATCTAAATTTAGGGCGAATTGAAAAAAAAGAAGTTCAAGCAAAAAGTTATTATTTGCAATTCAGTTCTGATTACAGAAAAGAAGCGAGAATGATGGCTCAACATTATGAAGTCTTCTATTGTTTAGAAAAATCAATTAGAAGTTTAGTTGTTGAATTAATGTTTGAGAAATACGGAGAAAATTGGTGGGATAAAATAAAAGAAGAAATCAGAAAAGGTGTTGATTTAAATATTAAACGTGAAGAAGAGTCAGGTTTCACGATTCGCTCAGAGGAAAAAATAGATTATACAACGTTTGGAGAGTTAAGCCAAATTGTAACTGCAAATTGGGACGCATTTGAAACTCTTTTCAAAAGAGGACAAAGGTCTTTTCAGAAGATAATGACAAATCTAAATCAATTAAGAGGGCCAATAGCGCATTGTTGTCCATTAGCAGAAGACGAGATTGTTCGGCTTGAATTGACAGTAAAGGACTGGTTTAGAATAATGGAATAA
- a CDS encoding IS3 family transposase, with amino-acid sequence MAELHRTWGFWMMYHRLRNLQYMWNHKRVYRIYTAMRLNLRNKRKKRLPARIKAPLICPIGPNITWSLDFMHDTLASGKTTRTLNVIDDFSREALSITVDTSLPAQRVIRELEKLLEWRGKPEKIRSDNGPEFIAESIREWCEQHNIQWEFIQPGKHTQNSLIERFNRTFRQDVLDSYMFDSLADIRKYADAWVWMYNNERPHSSLGQLTPTEFLLKYGKLSEFPTFQQDSNSNSDWNSLVLGVAS; translated from the coding sequence TTGGCAGAACTCCACCGCACATGGGGTTTCTGGATGATGTATCACCGGCTTAGAAATTTGCAATATATGTGGAACCATAAGCGTGTCTATCGTATTTACACAGCTATGAGGCTTAATCTGAGAAACAAACGTAAGAAGCGTCTTCCGGCACGTATAAAAGCACCTTTAATTTGTCCAATCGGACCTAACATAACTTGGAGCCTTGATTTCATGCATGACACGCTGGCCAGTGGAAAAACCACGCGTACATTGAACGTCATAGACGATTTCAGTAGGGAGGCGCTTTCCATTACAGTGGATACTAGCCTACCCGCACAACGGGTAATCCGAGAACTGGAAAAACTGCTGGAGTGGCGTGGTAAACCCGAAAAGATCCGTTCGGACAATGGACCAGAGTTTATCGCTGAGTCCATTCGGGAGTGGTGTGAGCAACACAACATACAGTGGGAGTTTATCCAACCGGGCAAGCATACGCAAAATAGTTTGATAGAACGGTTTAACAGAACCTTCAGACAGGATGTGCTTGATAGCTATATGTTTGACAGTTTGGCTGATATAAGAAAATACGCAGATGCCTGGGTATGGATGTACAACAATGAAAGGCCCCATTCTTCCTTGGGGCAGTTAACGCCGACAGAGTTCCTGTTGAAATATGGAAAACTCTCTGAGTTTCCCACATTCCAACAGGATAGCAATAGCAATTCTGATTGGAATTCTTTAGTTTTGGGTGTAGCTAGCTAA
- a CDS encoding LysR family transcriptional regulator encodes MIYKDARYLNLRFMNTNDLNLFEAVAHYGSFTKAAEAMFTVQSNVTTRIKNLEAEFGAPLFTRNNRKVELTPEGEKLMYYSKQLHHILDEAKRSIGTSDVVKGRIKIGFLETMMTLKGPELVNELAAKFPLVDLDFRSAMRDSLISDVLNYKLDAAFIPAPLDLPELEQIRIKDEQVVLVAPAACENLDMLLKNNPLKTIVFDQGCVFRAKLDYWLVSKGIAQYHKTVMNSIEGVVNFIESGIGFSVMPEEIISTFYSNRKIKTFQLPAELGLMTTILVYRKDVPLSPALKAFSSISAGTKSDLVDK; translated from the coding sequence ATGATTTATAAAGATGCTAGGTATCTCAATTTGAGATTTATGAACACAAATGACCTTAATTTATTCGAAGCTGTAGCACATTATGGCAGTTTTACAAAGGCTGCTGAGGCCATGTTTACCGTTCAGTCGAATGTAACTACCCGTATCAAAAATTTGGAAGCGGAGTTTGGCGCACCGCTTTTTACCAGAAACAACCGCAAGGTCGAATTGACTCCGGAAGGTGAAAAACTGATGTACTACAGCAAGCAACTCCACCATATTTTGGATGAGGCAAAAAGATCGATCGGTACAAGTGATGTCGTAAAGGGCCGGATTAAAATTGGATTTTTGGAAACGATGATGACCTTGAAAGGGCCTGAACTTGTTAATGAACTTGCCGCTAAATTTCCGTTGGTTGACTTAGATTTTAGATCAGCAATGCGCGATAGCTTAATCAGTGATGTGTTGAATTATAAACTAGATGCCGCATTTATTCCTGCTCCGCTCGACCTTCCGGAGCTTGAACAAATTAGGATAAAGGACGAACAGGTCGTACTTGTTGCTCCGGCTGCTTGTGAAAACTTGGATATGCTACTTAAAAATAATCCGCTTAAAACCATCGTCTTCGATCAAGGCTGCGTCTTTAGGGCTAAACTTGACTATTGGCTTGTAAGCAAAGGTATCGCCCAATATCATAAAACAGTAATGAATTCCATTGAAGGCGTTGTAAACTTTATTGAATCTGGGATTGGTTTTAGTGTTATGCCAGAAGAAATCATCAGTACATTTTATAGTAACAGAAAGATAAAAACATTCCAGCTGCCAGCGGAGTTGGGCCTGATGACAACGATTTTGGTCTACAGAAAGGATGTGCCACTTTCCCCCGCTTTAAAAGCGTTTAGCAGCATCAGTGCCGGAACAAAAAGTGATCTTGTTGATAAATAG
- a CDS encoding HNH endonuclease has product MSNECHFMLKALNDSISFKMNSTEQSDVESFFYAFLTLFPGVMDFETKKIHCFTSNSAELCRNLQEFVRDHPEMPILRAIEAFIRRLEEGEAFFIIPGFVPDQKESLRLANYLKAQLENKSFEELNQQTESLFKDLMDSYEINVFGDKRKIIGEKKRENKVCRFCGKSFPEVRFDKKAHAISEALGNKTLVLTEECDDCNWRFSQTIEPDLIDYLSIYRTFYGIRGKGGTKEFKGKNFKFFKGENLEFHYDADAKDSEDEDGFPKEINLDSGREIVQQNIYRSLVKFVMSVIDKSELVHFKDTIDWINGTLELTQLPKIAVFTFYDKLVEQPILTTYTRTDESQSYPYMVGEFHFVFNKYIFIIPASSMDDETYISKASYESFWKKFKHFDKLTAHVDFRDFSDNVCRSFNIKLNMKRNDK; this is encoded by the coding sequence ATGAGCAACGAATGTCATTTCATGCTAAAGGCACTTAATGATTCCATTTCCTTTAAGATGAACTCAACAGAGCAAAGTGATGTAGAATCCTTTTTCTACGCCTTTCTAACGCTTTTTCCAGGGGTAATGGATTTTGAGACAAAGAAGATACATTGTTTTACCTCAAATTCGGCAGAACTGTGCCGGAACCTACAGGAATTTGTACGCGATCACCCAGAAATGCCAATATTGAGAGCAATAGAGGCCTTTATCCGCAGACTGGAGGAAGGAGAAGCATTTTTTATCATCCCTGGTTTTGTGCCAGACCAAAAGGAATCTTTGAGGCTGGCGAATTATCTGAAGGCCCAGCTAGAGAACAAAAGCTTTGAAGAGCTCAATCAGCAGACCGAATCACTTTTCAAAGATTTGATGGACAGCTATGAGATTAATGTCTTCGGAGACAAAAGGAAGATTATTGGCGAAAAAAAAAGGGAAAACAAAGTTTGCAGATTCTGTGGAAAAAGTTTTCCAGAGGTCAGGTTCGACAAAAAGGCACATGCCATTTCAGAGGCGCTAGGTAATAAGACATTGGTCCTGACCGAGGAATGTGATGACTGTAACTGGCGTTTCAGTCAGACTATCGAGCCCGATCTGATCGATTACCTTTCCATCTACCGAACTTTCTATGGGATCAGGGGAAAAGGTGGAACCAAAGAATTCAAGGGAAAGAATTTCAAGTTCTTTAAAGGAGAGAACTTAGAATTCCATTATGATGCCGATGCCAAGGATTCAGAAGATGAAGATGGGTTCCCAAAAGAAATAAACCTAGATTCTGGCCGGGAAATCGTTCAGCAGAACATCTACAGAAGTTTGGTCAAGTTTGTAATGAGCGTGATCGATAAAAGTGAACTGGTACATTTTAAGGACACCATAGACTGGATCAATGGCACCCTGGAACTGACCCAACTACCGAAAATCGCAGTATTCACCTTCTATGATAAACTGGTAGAACAGCCAATACTGACCACTTATACAAGGACAGATGAAAGCCAAAGCTATCCGTATATGGTCGGTGAGTTCCATTTCGTTTTCAACAAGTACATTTTCATTATTCCCGCAAGCAGCATGGACGATGAAACCTATATTTCAAAAGCTTCTTATGAATCATTCTGGAAGAAGTTCAAACATTTCGACAAACTTACTGCCCATGTGGATTTCAGAGACTTTTCAGACAATGTCTGCAGGTCATTTAATATAAAGCTAAATATGAAACGGAATGATAAGTGA
- a CDS encoding DUF5343 domain-containing protein, whose product MAINLPYMVSSGTLTKILNKICDASIPENFNGDFLGTKLGFPGGNQKTFIPWAKKCKLLGEDGTPTQLYKDFRNPKYRGVSMASALKKGYEELYVRNEYAHDLSRPDFLKLVTDTTGLAHDNSTVKAIVSSFFNAKEFADFESTLSNEEKSNQIESRTESNSNEKGSDTIHKNVTKKHIDLGINYTINLVLPKTDDPAIYNAIFKSLKENLLNE is encoded by the coding sequence ATGGCAATAAATTTACCTTATATGGTTTCGTCCGGAACTCTTACGAAAATTCTGAATAAAATTTGTGATGCCTCTATTCCTGAAAATTTTAATGGCGATTTTTTAGGAACTAAACTTGGTTTCCCTGGCGGAAATCAAAAAACCTTTATTCCTTGGGCGAAAAAGTGTAAGCTCCTTGGAGAAGATGGAACTCCAACACAATTATATAAAGATTTTAGAAATCCGAAATATCGGGGTGTTTCTATGGCTTCAGCACTAAAAAAAGGTTACGAGGAATTGTATGTTAGAAATGAATATGCTCATGACTTAAGCAGACCTGACTTTTTAAAATTAGTTACGGATACGACTGGACTTGCTCACGATAATTCAACTGTAAAAGCGATAGTTTCTTCATTTTTTAATGCTAAAGAATTTGCGGATTTTGAAAGTACTTTGAGTAATGAGGAAAAAAGCAACCAAATTGAGAGCAGAACGGAATCAAATTCAAATGAAAAAGGTAGTGATACAATCCATAAAAACGTTACCAAAAAACATATTGATTTAGGAATTAACTATACAATTAATTTAGTTCTGCCAAAAACGGATGACCCAGCTATATATAACGCCATTTTCAAATCGCTTAAAGAAAATTTATTAAATGAATAA